Proteins from a genomic interval of Bradyrhizobium sp. CCGB01:
- a CDS encoding DUF934 domain-containing protein has protein sequence MPLVNGGKIADDGFVKLAVDTPLPEGGDILVPAERFLSDADVLLARAGKVGVIWPNNRDIGELVPYLGKIAVVALVFPTFRDGRAYSQARLLRERYNYRGELRATGQILRDQFVFMLRAGFDSFEVKKQADAEAFMQTAKRYSVFYQPTGDGRITALHRRMQLRHSEGVGT, from the coding sequence ATGCCACTCGTTAACGGCGGAAAGATCGCCGACGACGGCTTCGTCAAGCTGGCCGTCGACACGCCGCTGCCCGAGGGCGGCGACATCCTGGTGCCGGCCGAGCGTTTCCTGAGCGATGCGGACGTGCTGCTCGCGCGCGCCGGCAAAGTCGGTGTGATCTGGCCGAACAACCGCGACATCGGCGAACTGGTGCCCTATCTCGGCAAGATCGCAGTCGTCGCGCTGGTGTTCCCGACCTTCCGCGACGGGCGTGCCTACAGCCAGGCGCGGCTGCTGCGCGAGCGCTACAATTACCGCGGCGAGTTGCGTGCGACCGGCCAGATCCTGCGCGACCAGTTCGTGTTCATGCTGCGCGCCGGCTTCGATTCCTTCGAGGTCAAGAAGCAGGCCGACGCGGAAGCCTTCATGCAGACCGCAAAGCGCTATTCGGTGTTCTATCAGCCGACCGGTGACGGCCGCATCACGGCGCTGCACCGGCGCATGCAGCTGCGTCACTCCGAGGGTGTCGGCACGTGA
- a CDS encoding phosphoadenylyl-sulfate reductase, translating to MNAIAPQVSSRSVSALPLAEELDRALRDASPAEVVAAALKAVGREKLALVSSFGTESATLLKVMADVDPAIPVIFLDTGWLFEETLAYRDALIAQLGLKDVRSIKPAEEALSRDDPDRDLWFSDPDACCRIRKVEPLARALKPFDAWLNGRKRFQGNARADIPVVEDDGARLKFNPFANVSREELEAIFVRAKLPRHPLAESGFLSVGCMPCTSRTTEGEDARAGRWRGRAKTECGIHTMRTS from the coding sequence GTGAACGCAATCGCGCCTCAGGTCTCGTCGCGTTCTGTCTCCGCGCTGCCGTTGGCGGAAGAACTCGACCGTGCGCTGCGCGATGCATCGCCCGCCGAGGTCGTTGCTGCGGCCCTGAAGGCGGTTGGCCGTGAGAAGCTTGCGCTGGTGTCGTCCTTCGGCACGGAATCGGCGACGCTGCTGAAGGTCATGGCGGACGTCGATCCGGCGATCCCCGTGATCTTCCTCGACACCGGCTGGCTGTTCGAGGAGACGCTGGCCTATCGCGACGCGCTGATCGCGCAACTCGGTTTGAAGGACGTCCGTTCGATCAAGCCGGCCGAGGAGGCCCTGTCGCGCGATGATCCCGACCGCGACCTCTGGTTCTCCGATCCCGACGCCTGCTGCCGCATCCGCAAGGTCGAGCCGCTGGCGCGTGCGCTGAAACCGTTCGACGCCTGGCTCAACGGCCGCAAGCGCTTCCAGGGTAATGCACGCGCCGATATTCCCGTCGTCGAGGACGACGGCGCACGGTTGAAATTCAACCCCTTCGCCAACGTCTCGCGCGAGGAACTCGAAGCGATTTTCGTCCGCGCCAAATTGCCGCGTCATCCGCTGGCGGAGTCCGGTTTCCTGTCGGTTGGGTGTATGCCTTGCACGAGCAGAACGACTGAGGGCGAGGATGCGCGTGCCGGTCGCTGGCGCGGCCGGGCCAAGACGGAATGCGGCATCCACACGATGAGGACTTCGTAG
- a CDS encoding sulfate ABC transporter substrate-binding protein: protein MEMDMMRRIVPLAAGLLVTGLLASSALAADINLLNVSYDPTRELYVEFNKSFANAYQKETGKSVEIKQSHGGSGSQARSVIDGLQADVVTLALAYDIDAIANKGLTTVDWQKRLPQNSSPYTSTIVFLVRKGNPKGIKDWDDLLKPGVAVITPNPKTSGGARWNYLAAWGFAQKKYGTADKAKEFVGKLFQQVPVLDTGARGATVTFVERGVGDVLLAWENEAYLALKEFGPEKFAIVAPPQSILAEPPVAIVDKVADKKGTRNAADAYLQYWYTKEGQEIAARNFYRPRDAEIAKKYENSFAKVELFTIDDVFGGWTKAQKEHFADGGVFDQIYKN from the coding sequence ATGGAGATGGACATGATGCGCCGTATCGTTCCGCTCGCTGCAGGACTGCTCGTGACAGGCTTGTTGGCAAGCTCGGCTCTCGCCGCCGACATCAATCTGCTGAACGTGTCGTACGATCCGACGCGTGAACTCTATGTCGAGTTCAACAAGTCGTTCGCGAACGCCTATCAGAAGGAAACCGGCAAGAGCGTCGAGATCAAGCAGTCGCATGGCGGCAGCGGTTCGCAGGCGCGTAGCGTGATCGACGGATTGCAGGCCGATGTGGTGACGCTCGCGCTCGCCTATGACATCGATGCCATCGCGAACAAGGGCCTCACCACGGTCGACTGGCAGAAGCGTCTGCCGCAAAATTCATCACCTTACACCTCGACCATCGTGTTCCTGGTGCGCAAGGGCAATCCCAAGGGCATCAAGGACTGGGACGATCTGCTCAAGCCGGGCGTCGCCGTCATCACACCGAACCCGAAGACCTCGGGTGGCGCGCGCTGGAATTATCTGGCGGCCTGGGGCTTCGCGCAGAAGAAATACGGCACGGCCGACAAGGCCAAGGAGTTCGTCGGAAAGCTGTTCCAGCAAGTTCCGGTGCTCGATACCGGTGCGCGCGGCGCCACCGTCACCTTCGTCGAGCGCGGCGTCGGCGACGTGCTGCTGGCTTGGGAGAACGAGGCGTATCTTGCGCTGAAGGAATTCGGTCCGGAGAAGTTCGCGATCGTTGCGCCGCCGCAATCGATCCTCGCGGAGCCGCCGGTCGCGATCGTCGACAAGGTTGCCGACAAGAAAGGCACCCGCAACGCCGCCGATGCCTACCTCCAGTACTGGTACACCAAGGAGGGGCAGGAGATCGCCGCGCGCAACTTCTATCGCCCGCGCGATGCCGAGATCGCTAAAAAGTACGAAAACTCGTTCGCAAAGGTCGAGCTGTTCACGATCGACGACGTTTTCGGCGGTTGGACCAAGGCGCAGAAGGAACATTTTGCCGACGGCGGCGTCTTCGATCAGATCTACAAGAACTGA
- the cysT gene encoding sulfate ABC transporter permease subunit CysT, giving the protein MSVLAARRRTLPGFGLTMGLTLSWLSIIILIPLAGLFLKSFELSPEQFWNILSSRRTLNALRVSFGLAFAAACVNLVMGSIIVWALVRYRFPGRRIFDAIVDVPFALPTAVAGVALTALFAEKGWLGAPLAALGIKVAFTPVGIFVAMIFIGIPFVVRTVQPVLQDLDPELEEAAGSLGASRWQTIIRVILPSLGPALLTGLALAFARAVGEYGSVIFIAGNLPNVSEIAPLLIVIRLSEFRYADATAIAVVMLVVSFVIIFAVNRLQRWAQSRIPAR; this is encoded by the coding sequence GTGAGCGTACTCGCAGCACGACGCCGGACATTGCCGGGCTTCGGTCTCACGATGGGACTGACGCTTTCCTGGTTGTCCATCATCATCCTGATTCCGCTTGCCGGGCTGTTCCTGAAATCGTTCGAGCTCAGCCCCGAGCAGTTCTGGAACATCCTCTCCAGCCGCCGCACCCTCAACGCCCTGCGGGTCTCGTTCGGCCTCGCCTTTGCCGCGGCCTGCGTCAATCTCGTCATGGGCAGCATCATCGTCTGGGCGCTGGTGCGCTACCGCTTCCCCGGCCGGCGGATTTTCGATGCGATCGTCGACGTGCCCTTCGCGCTGCCGACGGCGGTTGCCGGCGTGGCGCTGACCGCGCTGTTCGCCGAGAAGGGCTGGCTGGGCGCGCCGCTTGCGGCGCTCGGCATCAAGGTGGCGTTCACGCCGGTCGGCATCTTCGTCGCCATGATCTTCATCGGTATCCCCTTCGTGGTCCGCACGGTGCAACCTGTGCTGCAGGATCTCGACCCCGAGCTCGAGGAGGCCGCGGGCAGCCTCGGCGCCAGCCGCTGGCAGACCATCATCCGTGTGATCCTGCCCTCGCTCGGACCGGCGCTGCTCACCGGGCTCGCGCTCGCCTTCGCCCGCGCCGTCGGCGAATACGGCTCTGTGATCTTCATCGCCGGCAATCTGCCGAACGTCTCCGAGATCGCGCCGCTGCTGATCGTGATCAGGCTGTCCGAATTCCGCTACGCCGATGCGACCGCGATCGCGGTGGTCATGCTCGTCGTCTCCTTCGTCATCATCTTCGCCGTCAACCGGCTCCAGCGCTGGGCGCAGAGCCGGATACCGGCGCGCTGA
- the cysW gene encoding sulfate ABC transporter permease subunit CysW, producing the protein MTLQIADSVSLASPDARARAHAAAARDSLRTEPPAVRITIIALAVTFLTVFVVLPLAVVFAQAFSKGILAYLSALAEPEALAAIKLTLLVALISVGLNLVFGLVAAWAIAKFDFSGKTFLITLIDLPFSVSPVISGLVFVLLFGAQGYFGSWLRDHDIQILFAVPGIALATTFVTFPFVARALIPLMQEQGTQEEEAAISLGASGLQTFFRVTLPNIKWGVLYGVLLCNARAMGEFGAVSVVSGHIRGETNTMPLLVEILYNEYQFVAAFAIASLLAMLALITLIAKTVLERHLDEGQDVNDH; encoded by the coding sequence ATGACGCTGCAGATCGCAGATTCCGTCTCGCTGGCTTCGCCCGACGCGCGCGCGCGTGCGCACGCCGCTGCGGCACGCGACAGCCTCCGCACCGAGCCGCCCGCGGTGCGTATCACCATCATCGCGCTGGCGGTCACCTTTCTCACCGTCTTCGTCGTGCTGCCGCTGGCCGTCGTTTTCGCGCAGGCGTTCTCGAAGGGGATTCTCGCTTATCTTTCCGCGCTCGCCGAGCCGGAGGCGCTGGCTGCGATCAAGCTGACGCTGCTGGTCGCATTGATCTCGGTCGGCCTCAATCTGGTGTTCGGCCTCGTCGCGGCCTGGGCCATCGCCAAGTTCGATTTTTCGGGCAAGACCTTCCTGATCACGCTGATCGACCTGCCGTTCTCGGTGAGCCCGGTGATCTCGGGCCTCGTCTTCGTGCTGCTGTTTGGCGCGCAGGGCTATTTCGGCAGCTGGCTTAGGGATCACGACATCCAGATCCTGTTCGCGGTGCCCGGCATCGCGCTCGCCACCACCTTCGTGACCTTCCCCTTCGTGGCGCGCGCGCTGATCCCCCTGATGCAGGAGCAGGGCACGCAGGAGGAGGAGGCCGCGATCTCGCTCGGCGCCTCGGGCCTGCAGACCTTCTTCCGCGTCACGCTGCCCAACATCAAATGGGGCGTGCTCTACGGCGTGCTGCTCTGCAACGCGCGCGCGATGGGCGAGTTCGGCGCGGTGTCGGTCGTATCGGGCCATATCCGCGGCGAGACCAACACCATGCCGCTGCTGGTCGAGATTCTCTACAACGAGTACCAGTTCGTCGCCGCCTTCGCGATCGCCTCGCTGTTGGCGATGCTGGCGCTGATCACGCTGATCGCAAAGACCGTTCTCGAACGTCACCTCGACGAAGGACAAGACGTCAATGACCATTGA
- a CDS encoding sulfate/molybdate ABC transporter ATP-binding protein, with the protein MTIEVRNLVKKFGSFKALDGVDLKVDNGELVALLGPSGSGKTTLLRIIAGLDWPDSGDVAFNGEDALTQGARERNVGFVFQHYALFRHMTVFENVAFGLRVQPRAARNDEATIRARVKELLDLVQLDWLADRYPSQLSGGQRQRIALARALAIEPRILLLDEPFGALDAKVRKELRRWLRSLHHEINVTSIFVTHDQEEALEVANRVVVMDKGRIEQIGSPDDVYESPATAFVHGFIGESIELPVQVEGGVVRLGDRPLRLAADGLSPGASKLFVRRHDMLVGPPGSGAFEGAVQHVRNFGPVQRAEVALSGGETIEIDAPRDRELRAGDTIGLEPRRYRIFAGA; encoded by the coding sequence ATGACCATTGAAGTCAGGAATCTCGTCAAGAAATTCGGCAGCTTCAAAGCCCTCGACGGCGTCGACCTCAAGGTCGACAACGGCGAGCTGGTGGCGCTGCTCGGACCGTCCGGCTCCGGCAAGACCACGCTGCTGCGGATCATCGCCGGCCTCGACTGGCCCGACTCCGGCGACGTGGCCTTCAACGGCGAGGACGCGCTGACGCAGGGCGCGCGCGAACGGAACGTCGGCTTCGTGTTCCAGCACTACGCACTGTTCCGCCACATGACGGTGTTCGAGAACGTCGCCTTCGGCCTGCGCGTGCAGCCGCGCGCCGCCCGCAATGACGAAGCGACTATCCGTGCGCGCGTCAAGGAGCTGCTCGATCTCGTCCAGCTCGACTGGCTCGCCGACCGCTATCCGAGCCAGCTCTCCGGCGGCCAGCGCCAGCGCATCGCGCTTGCCCGCGCGCTCGCGATCGAGCCGCGCATCCTGCTGCTCGACGAGCCCTTCGGCGCGCTCGATGCCAAGGTGCGCAAGGAATTGCGCAGATGGCTGCGCTCGCTGCATCACGAGATCAACGTCACCTCGATCTTCGTCACCCACGACCAGGAGGAGGCGCTTGAGGTCGCCAACCGCGTCGTGGTGATGGACAAGGGCAGGATCGAGCAGATCGGCTCGCCCGACGACGTCTATGAGAGCCCCGCGACCGCCTTCGTCCACGGCTTCATCGGCGAATCCATCGAGCTGCCGGTCCAGGTCGAAGGCGGCGTTGTCAGGCTCGGCGACCGGCCGCTGCGGCTCGCGGCGGACGGCCTTTCGCCTGGCGCGTCAAAACTGTTCGTGCGGCGACATGACATGCTGGTCGGCCCGCCCGGCAGCGGTGCCTTCGAGGGCGCCGTGCAGCACGTCCGGAATTTCGGTCCCGTGCAGCGGGCCGAGGTCGCACTCTCCGGCGGCGAGACCATCGAGATCGACGCCCCTCGCGACAGGGAACTGCGCGCCGGTGACACGATCGGCCTCGAACCGCGCCGCTATCGGATATTTGCGGGCGCCTGA
- a CDS encoding CAP domain-containing protein, whose protein sequence is MRAAAAILITLLLAGCAGNEAPVQQPSMYADMSVPGAKLDAQAAAIMISQYRQNNALGTVVIDPDLMRLAESQSQAMAAANKMDHDVRAPLAKRLSAGGYPATVAVENVSAGYHTLAEAFSGWRDSPPHRANMLKSGVTKLGIAAGYAPGTKYKVFWTMILASTDPR, encoded by the coding sequence ATGCGCGCTGCGGCCGCAATACTCATCACTTTGCTTCTCGCCGGCTGCGCCGGCAACGAAGCGCCGGTCCAGCAGCCGTCCATGTATGCCGACATGTCGGTCCCGGGCGCCAAGCTCGATGCGCAGGCGGCAGCGATCATGATCTCGCAATACCGCCAGAACAACGCCCTCGGCACCGTCGTGATCGACCCCGATCTGATGCGGCTCGCCGAATCCCAGTCCCAGGCCATGGCGGCGGCCAACAAGATGGACCATGACGTCCGCGCCCCGCTGGCCAAGCGCCTCAGCGCGGGCGGCTATCCGGCGACGGTGGCGGTCGAGAACGTCTCGGCCGGCTATCATACGCTGGCAGAAGCGTTTTCCGGCTGGCGCGACTCGCCTCCGCACCGCGCCAACATGCTCAAGAGCGGTGTCACAAAATTGGGCATCGCGGCGGGCTATGCTCCAGGCACCAAATACAAGGTGTTCTGGACCATGATCCTGGCCTCGACCGACCCCCGATAA
- a CDS encoding patatin-like phospholipase family protein → MTDHSPEVATVPAKAQRVLVLQGGGALGSYQAGAYQSLCHFDFEPEWVAGISIGAVNAAIIAGNEGQTRVKRLKEFWEMVSAPVPWKPIGKSDHSRELFNSTSAALIATFGVPGFFTPRLPPAPLWPPGSPQAESYYDTTPLKKTLERLVDFDRINDLKTRLSVGAVSVTSGNFKYFDNYEFKKHGKTIGPEHIMASGALPPGFPSVVIEGEHYWDGGIASNTPLDYVLDAEVDRDMLIFQVDLFSARGDLPNSLLEATEREKDIRFSSRTRMNTDKNKQIHNARRAVRDLIGKLPDYLKNDPSVEFLAKVSRESTVTVVHLIYRSKNYESSSKDYDFSHVAMVEHWEAGVRDVHLSMRHKDWLERPQSGETMVTYDLTGDVTAPPPKRSE, encoded by the coding sequence ATGACCGATCATAGCCCGGAAGTCGCAACCGTCCCCGCGAAGGCGCAACGCGTCCTGGTCCTCCAGGGCGGCGGCGCGCTCGGCTCCTATCAGGCCGGCGCCTATCAGTCGCTGTGCCATTTCGATTTCGAGCCGGAATGGGTCGCCGGCATCTCGATCGGCGCGGTCAACGCCGCCATCATCGCCGGCAACGAGGGACAAACCCGCGTCAAGCGGCTCAAGGAATTCTGGGAGATGGTGTCGGCGCCGGTGCCGTGGAAGCCGATCGGCAAGAGCGACCACAGCCGCGAGCTGTTCAATTCGACCAGCGCCGCGCTGATCGCGACCTTCGGCGTGCCCGGCTTCTTCACCCCGCGCCTCCCGCCCGCGCCGCTCTGGCCGCCCGGCAGCCCGCAGGCCGAGAGCTATTACGACACCACGCCGCTGAAGAAGACGCTGGAGCGCCTGGTCGATTTCGATCGCATCAACGATCTCAAGACGCGCCTGTCGGTCGGCGCCGTCAGCGTCACCTCCGGCAATTTCAAATATTTCGACAATTACGAGTTCAAGAAGCACGGCAAGACCATCGGTCCCGAGCACATCATGGCCTCCGGCGCGCTGCCGCCGGGCTTTCCGTCCGTCGTGATCGAGGGCGAGCATTACTGGGACGGCGGCATCGCCTCCAACACGCCGCTCGATTACGTGCTCGATGCCGAGGTCGACCGCGACATGCTGATCTTCCAGGTCGACCTGTTCAGCGCCCGCGGCGATTTGCCGAATTCGCTGCTCGAGGCGACCGAGCGCGAGAAGGACATCCGCTTCTCCAGCCGCACGCGGATGAACACCGACAAGAACAAGCAGATCCACAACGCCCGCCGCGCCGTGCGCGACCTGATCGGCAAATTGCCGGACTATCTGAAGAACGACCCGTCCGTCGAATTCCTCGCGAAGGTGTCGCGCGAAAGCACCGTCACCGTGGTGCACCTGATCTATCGCAGCAAGAACTACGAATCCTCGTCCAAGGACTACGACTTCTCGCATGTCGCCATGGTCGAGCATTGGGAAGCCGGCGTGCGCGACGTGCATCTGTCGATGCGCCACAAGGACTGGCTCGAGCGGCCGCAGTCCGGCGAGACCATGGTGACCTACGATCTCACGGGGGACGTCACCGCGCCCCCGCCAAAAAGGAGCGAATAA
- a CDS encoding 3-hydroxybutyrate dehydrogenase, whose translation MGSLSGKNAVVTGSTSGIGLAYARAFAAAGANVVINGFGSPEDIEKERAKIESDFGVKAVYSPADMTKPAEIAGMIALGEKSFGSVDILVNNAGIQFVSPIEEFPVEKWDQIIAINLSSAFHAIRAAVPGMKKKGWGRIINTASAHSLVASPFKSAYVSAKHGIAGLTKTVALEVATHKITCNCISPGYVWTPLVEKQIPDTMKARGLTREQVINDVLLDAQPTKEFVTSEQVAALALFLCGDDAAQITGTNLSIDGGWTAE comes from the coding sequence ATGGGTAGTCTGTCAGGCAAGAACGCCGTCGTAACCGGTTCGACCAGCGGCATCGGGCTTGCCTATGCGCGCGCCTTCGCCGCCGCCGGCGCCAATGTCGTCATCAACGGCTTCGGCTCGCCCGAGGACATCGAGAAGGAGCGTGCCAAGATCGAGTCCGATTTCGGCGTCAAAGCGGTGTATTCGCCGGCCGACATGACCAAGCCGGCGGAAATCGCCGGGATGATCGCTCTCGGAGAGAAGAGCTTCGGTTCGGTCGACATCCTCGTCAACAATGCCGGTATCCAGTTCGTCTCCCCGATCGAGGAATTCCCGGTCGAGAAATGGGACCAGATCATCGCGATCAACCTGTCCTCGGCCTTCCATGCCATCCGCGCCGCCGTCCCCGGCATGAAGAAGAAGGGCTGGGGCCGGATCATCAACACGGCATCGGCGCACTCGCTGGTGGCCTCGCCCTTCAAGTCCGCCTATGTGTCGGCCAAGCACGGCATCGCCGGCCTGACCAAGACCGTGGCGCTCGAGGTCGCGACCCACAAGATCACCTGCAACTGCATCAGCCCCGGCTATGTCTGGACGCCGCTGGTGGAGAAGCAGATCCCCGACACCATGAAGGCCCGCGGCCTCACGCGCGAGCAGGTCATCAACGACGTGCTGCTCGACGCGCAGCCGACCAAGGAGTTCGTCACCTCCGAGCAGGTCGCAGCCCTCGCCCTGTTCCTGTGCGGCGACGATGCCGCGCAGATCACGGGCACCAACCTGTCGATCGATGGCGGCTGGACCGCGGAGTAG
- a CDS encoding sulfite exporter TauE/SafE family protein gives MIDPLYVASGFGVGLLVGMTGVGGGSLMTPLLILLFGVHPATAVGTDLLYAAGTKAGGSVVHGFSRSVHWPAVLRLACGSIPASAATLFVLWKLDLRSDAERSLVNLVLCFALLLTAISLIFRKAIMERYRGKLERVDERTTAIATVVTGIVLGVLVSISSVGAGAVGVTVLLLLYPRLPMATIVGSDIAHAVPLTLVAGIGHWALGDVDWALMGVLLMGSLPGIIVGSYSATRVPETVLRLTLASVLFVVAGKIMFAELKLSSAFVTALAWTH, from the coding sequence ATGATCGATCCGCTCTATGTCGCCTCCGGATTTGGCGTCGGCCTGCTTGTCGGGATGACCGGCGTGGGCGGCGGCTCGTTGATGACGCCGCTGCTGATCCTGCTGTTCGGCGTCCATCCCGCCACCGCGGTCGGGACCGACCTGCTCTATGCCGCGGGTACCAAGGCCGGCGGCAGCGTGGTGCACGGCTTCTCACGCAGTGTGCACTGGCCGGCGGTGCTGCGGCTCGCCTGCGGCAGCATTCCCGCCAGCGCGGCGACGCTGTTCGTGCTGTGGAAGCTCGACCTCAGAAGCGATGCCGAGCGCAGCCTGGTCAACCTGGTGCTGTGCTTTGCACTGCTGCTGACCGCGATCTCGCTGATCTTCCGCAAGGCCATCATGGAGCGCTACCGCGGCAAGCTTGAACGTGTCGACGAGCGCACCACCGCGATCGCGACCGTCGTCACGGGCATCGTGCTCGGCGTGCTGGTGTCGATTTCGTCCGTCGGCGCCGGTGCTGTCGGCGTCACCGTGCTGCTGCTGCTCTACCCGCGCCTGCCGATGGCGACCATCGTCGGCTCCGACATCGCCCACGCGGTGCCGTTGACGCTGGTGGCCGGCATCGGGCACTGGGCGCTTGGCGATGTGGATTGGGCACTCATGGGCGTGCTGCTCATGGGCTCGCTGCCCGGCATCATCGTCGGCAGCTACAGTGCGACGCGCGTGCCGGAGACGGTGCTGCGGCTTACGCTGGCCAGCGTGCTGTTCGTGGTGGCCGGCAAGATCATGTTCGCGGAATTGAAACTGTCCTCGGCGTTCGTGACGGCTCTGGCCTGGACGCATTGA
- a CDS encoding flippase encodes MAVMDAEPATTGPAGLIARLRAKLTGGSNEASLTRRLAGTIFIIRVISAGLAYFSQVLLARWMGTSDYGIYVYVWTWVLLLGSMMDFGISASAQKIIPEYRTSGDQALLRGFLSGSRWLVFAVSTLVSLGLASIVKLLSPWIDPAEVLPLYIGCMTLPAFVVANTQDGIARSHDWMQLGLMPQFIIRQALIIGITACAFLLGYHLGAVAAMVASAGAVWIAMTGQMVVLNRKLADHIEPGPKAYDVSGWLAVSLPILLVESFYLLLSYTDVLVLQQFRPSDEVGVYFAVVKTLALVSFIHYAMSATTAHRFAEYNASGDKARLSAYVAHAINWTFWPSLAATIVLLALGKPLLWLFGPQFTVGYDIMFVAAIGLVVRSAIGPVERLLNMLGQQKICALAYALAFVMNVVLCIALVPRYGGHGAAAATSISLTFETVLLFWIVRQRLGLHVLAFGK; translated from the coding sequence TTGGCCGTGATGGATGCAGAACCCGCAACGACCGGACCTGCCGGCCTCATCGCGCGGCTGCGCGCCAAGTTGACGGGCGGGTCGAACGAAGCGTCGCTGACGCGGCGGCTGGCCGGCACCATCTTCATCATCCGGGTGATCAGCGCAGGCCTCGCCTATTTCTCGCAGGTCCTGCTCGCGCGCTGGATGGGCACGTCCGACTACGGCATCTATGTCTATGTCTGGACCTGGGTGCTGCTGCTCGGCAGCATGATGGATTTCGGCATCTCGGCCTCCGCGCAAAAAATCATTCCGGAGTACCGCACCAGCGGCGATCAGGCACTGCTGCGCGGATTTCTTTCCGGCAGCCGCTGGCTGGTCTTCGCCGTGTCCACCCTGGTGTCGCTGGGTCTTGCCAGCATCGTGAAACTGCTGTCGCCCTGGATCGATCCGGCCGAGGTGCTGCCGCTCTATATCGGCTGCATGACGCTGCCGGCCTTCGTCGTCGCCAACACCCAGGACGGCATCGCGCGCTCGCATGACTGGATGCAGCTCGGCCTGATGCCGCAATTCATCATCCGCCAGGCGCTGATCATCGGCATCACGGCCTGCGCCTTCCTGCTCGGCTATCATCTCGGCGCGGTCGCGGCGATGGTCGCGAGCGCCGGGGCAGTGTGGATCGCGATGACCGGGCAGATGGTGGTGCTGAACCGCAAGCTCGCCGATCACATCGAGCCGGGCCCCAAGGCCTACGACGTCAGCGGCTGGCTCGCCGTCTCGCTGCCGATCCTGCTGGTCGAGAGCTTCTACCTGCTGCTGTCCTACACCGACGTGCTGGTGCTGCAGCAGTTCCGCCCATCCGACGAGGTCGGCGTCTATTTCGCGGTGGTGAAGACGCTCGCCCTGGTCTCGTTCATCCACTACGCGATGTCGGCGACCACGGCGCATCGCTTCGCCGAATACAACGCAAGCGGCGACAAGGCGCGCCTGTCGGCCTATGTCGCCCATGCCATCAACTGGACGTTCTGGCCGTCGCTGGCAGCGACCATCGTGCTGCTTGCGCTGGGCAAGCCGCTGCTCTGGCTGTTCGGCCCGCAATTCACGGTCGGCTACGACATCATGTTCGTCGCCGCGATCGGCCTCGTGGTGCGCTCTGCGATCGGACCGGTCGAGCGGCTGCTCAACATGCTCGGCCAGCAGAAGATCTGCGCTCTCGCCTACGCGCTGGCCTTCGTGATGAACGTCGTGCTCTGCATCGCGCTGGTGCCGCGCTACGGCGGCCACGGCGCTGCGGCTGCAACCTCGATCTCGCTGACGTTCGAGACAGTGCTGCTGTTCTGGATCGTGCGGCAGCGGCTCGGCCTGCACGTGCTGGCGTTCGGCAAATAG
- a CDS encoding protein-disulfide reductase DsbD domain-containing protein, translating to MLTRVPTRAAIGVATTLFASSLALAARADDASPWQRDGHSAVRLLAGSRSGAVLLGGIAFQLQQGWKTYWRIPGDSGVPPRFDFSKSDNVEAVTVMWPAPLKFDDGAGGHSIGYHGQIVLPLRIVAKAPDKPVTLRAEINYAVCEKLCIPVEANVELGFNNVASTEDANLRTALDTVPKPATIGDPNPLTIRDVKRDGPKNVVVDVVVPDSRDVNLYVEGPTPDWALPIPAPVERSPPGVRRFSFELDGLPPGAKPDGAALKFTLVAPEKSYEFNTNLE from the coding sequence ATGCTGACAAGAGTTCCCACGCGTGCGGCGATTGGCGTCGCGACAACCCTGTTTGCGTCGTCGCTGGCGCTCGCAGCCCGCGCCGACGACGCGTCGCCCTGGCAGCGCGACGGCCATTCCGCAGTGCGATTGCTGGCGGGATCGCGCAGCGGCGCTGTCCTGCTTGGCGGTATCGCCTTCCAGCTCCAGCAGGGGTGGAAGACCTATTGGCGCATCCCCGGCGATTCCGGCGTTCCGCCGCGGTTCGATTTCTCGAAATCGGACAATGTCGAAGCGGTGACGGTGATGTGGCCGGCGCCGCTGAAATTCGATGACGGCGCGGGCGGGCATTCGATCGGCTATCACGGCCAGATCGTGCTGCCGCTGCGCATCGTGGCCAAGGCGCCCGACAAGCCGGTGACGCTGCGCGCCGAGATCAACTACGCGGTGTGCGAGAAGCTCTGCATTCCAGTCGAGGCCAATGTCGAGCTCGGCTTCAACAACGTCGCCTCGACCGAGGACGCCAATCTGCGTACCGCGCTCGACACCGTGCCGAAGCCGGCTACGATCGGCGACCCCAATCCGCTGACCATCCGCGACGTCAAGCGTGACGGGCCCAAGAATGTGGTGGTCGACGTGGTCGTGCCTGACAGCCGCGACGTCAATTTATACGTGGAGGGGCCGACGCCCGATTGGGCGTTGCCGATTCCGGCGCCGGTCGAGCGCAGCCCTCCCGGCGTGAGGCGATTTTCCTTCGAGCTCGATGGACTGCCGCCGGGCGCCAAGCCCGACGGAGCGGCGTTGAAGTTCACGCTGGTCGCGCCCGAGAAGTCGTACGAGTTCAATACGAATCTGGAGTGA